From a region of the Xyrauchen texanus isolate HMW12.3.18 chromosome 47, RBS_HiC_50CHRs, whole genome shotgun sequence genome:
- the LOC127639201 gene encoding uncharacterized protein LOC127639201, which yields MKTVALLCLCFVCLRHVISQEQQRTKEGCNISDLPIGHTKYEQFYSLANSSVEDVYEYLWLKNKDIAINTLEVDFLRQMERGSLQAERYVKFTIQDINYLLKVTDMLKDMSITVMEPDDLRDFMKSRYSSYKRFADSMLNQYFFKGEPAIQQTPAMKTYLSFYRELMKGDPLYFAVGLLPCSRLWVWLANNLNIPPTNAYYTWMSENRGGHPEKFKALLNKYLNTPEKVVKANNVFRTQMQNEHDFFFTS from the exons ATGAAGACTGTGGCCCTTCTTTGTCTTTGCTTCGTATGCCTCAG GCATGTGATCAGCCAAGAACAACAAAGAACGAAGGAAGGCTGCAACATCAGTGACCTCCCCATTGGCCACACAAAATACGAACAATT TTACAGTTTGGCAAACAGCTCTGTGGAAGATGTGTATGAATATCTTTGGTTGAAGAATAAAGACATTGCCATAAACACACTCGAGGTGGACTTCCTGAGACAAATGGAAAGAGGCAGTCTTCAGGCAGAGCGATATGTCAAGTTCACCATACAAGACATCAACTATCTACTTAAAGTGACCGATATGTTGAAGGACATGAGCATAACAGTAATGGAGCCTGATGATCTCAGGGACTTTATGAAAAGCAGATACTCAAGTTACAAACGTTTTGCAGACTCAATGCTCAATCAATACTTTTTCAAG GGTGAGCCTGCCATTCAGCAAACTCCAGCTATGAAGACGTATTTGTCATTCTACAGAGAGCTGATGAAAGGAGATCCGTTGTACTTTGCTGTGGGTCTTCTGCCCTGCTCTAGACTCTGGGTGTGGCTGGCTAATAATCTGAACATCCCTCCAACTAATGCCTACTACACCTGGATGTCAGAAAATAGGGGTGGCCATCCTGAGAAGTTCAAAGCTCTCCTGAACAAGTATCTAAACACACCTGAAAAGGTGGTGAAGGCTAATAATGTCTTCCGTACACAAATGCAAAATGAGCATGATTTCTTCTTCACATCTTGA
- the LOC127638999 gene encoding phytanoyl-CoA dioxygenase, peroxisomal-like, with protein sequence MSRAADRLKVVLNHLDRSYGAVRASFTSAQNVSYYHPQALQYTFDTDVLTPEQRIAYEEDGFILIRNLVSDLDIDRFSKAFERICKRDVKVPGLVVMKDVSIAKSEFVEGEKAVTKLQDFQEDPELFRYCNLPQILKYVECFTGPNIMAMHTMLINKPPDTGKKTSRHPMHQDLHYFPFRPADRIVCSWTAMEKVHRQNGCLVVLPGSHKGTLQEHDYPDWEGGINKMYHGVRNYDPRHSRVHLEMEKGDTVFFHPLLIHGSGMNQTEGFRKAISCHYASADCYYIDVNGTTQENISNEVKELAAKKFGTDITVTFQDTWALRGRLVQGDRTTL encoded by the exons ATGTCCCGGGCCGCAGACAGATTGAAAGTTGTCTTGAACCATCTGGATCGGTCCTACGGTGCTGTT CGTGCTTCCTTCACCTCTGCCCAAAATGTGTCCTATTACCATCCTCAAGCCCTTCA ATACACTTTTGACACGGATGTGCTGACTCCAGAACAGAGAATCGCCTATGAAGAGGATGGATTCATTCTAATCCGAAACCTGGTATCGGACCTAGACATTGATCGATTCAG TAAGGCATTTGAGCGCATTTGTAAGAGAGATGTGAAGGTGCCTGGTTTGGTGGTCATGAAAGATGTATCCATTGCTAAGTCGGAATTTGTTGAAGGTGAGAAGGCTGTGACCAAACTTCAGGACTTCCAGGAAGATCCAGAACTTTTTCGATATTGCAACTTACCCCAG ATCCTGAAGTATGTGGAGTGTTTCACTGGACCCAACATCATGGCCATGCACACAATGCTCATCAACAAACCACCTGATACAG GTAAGAAGACCTCTCGCCATCCCATGCACCAGGATCTACACTACTTCCCTTTCCGACCCGCGGACCGCATTGTGTGTTCCTGGACCGCAATGGAGAAAGTGCACCGGCAAAACGGCTGTCTGGTGGTCCTGCCCGGCTCACACAAAGGCACTCTGCAGGAACACGACTACCCAGATTGGGAG GGtggaataaataaaatgtatcatggGGTTCGTAATTATGACCCAAGACATTCCAGAGTGCATTTAGAAATGGAGAAAGGAGATACAGTGTTTTTCCATCCTTTGCTGATCCACGGTTCAGGAATGAACCAAACTGAGGGGTTCAGAAAG gCGATCTCTTGTCACTATGCTAGCGCTGACTGTTATTACATCGATGTGAATGGAACAACTCAGGAGAATATCAGCAATGAAGTGAAGGAACTTGCAGCCAAGAAGTTTGGCACTGATATTACGGTCACCTTTCAG GACACCTGGGCTTTGCGTGGACGCCTGGTCCAAGGAGACAGAACGACACTGTGA